The genomic interval TTTCTCTAAAAATTTCTCATCATACACCTTGCACTCTATGCCACATTCTTTTGCGATTCTTTGCGCAAAGTCCGCGACATACTTTGGCGTTGCAATCATTGGTGGAGTATTAATCAACTCACGCACTTGATTGATACTCTCACTCAAAATTTGGGATTCTTTGATGATTTGTGCAAGTATCTTTTGTTCTAACTTCGTAGAGCTTAAATAGATTTCTTGAAGATTGTTTTCACCCTTTTTGCTTTTAAAAGCATCAAACACATAAGAACCAAGCAAAACTCCCTCACAAACCTCTTTTGCCTCTTGTTGTGATTCTACCACAAGTGAAGCAGACTTTATCCGCAACTTTTTAATGCTTGCCAATGCATTGGCAAGCGCATCGCGTATGGCATTTGGAAAGGGATAATTATAGCTCTCAATTCCTACAAAAAATTTCTTGCTTGCTACCAAAAAGCAGCAACCCTCTCCTTTGTAATTTTGAATCTCTAGTGCGTCCTTTTCGGCTTTAGTTAAGGCTTTTGGTAATTTTTTATCGCGCAAAAGGACGATTTCTAGTTCCGCTTGTTTTTTAAGATTTAAGATTTTCATTTTACTTTCCTGTCATTTTTTGTTCAGCTTTTGCTGTGGCTTTGTGCATATAATAATAGATTCCACCACCCAAAATTAACGCAAATGGAATCGCAATATAATAATGCTCCTTAGCATAATGCACGATTTGAAGTAATTGTTCGCCAAAGAAATAGGCTAGCAAAATTGTAATTGCCGCCCAAACAAGCGCACTGATGAGATTAATAAAAGCAAAAGTTTTCGCGCTATATCGTGTAACGCCAATACTCATTGGAATCACCGTGCGCATACCATACAAGTATCTTTGGGCAAAGATAATGGGCCAGCCATATCGTTGCAATAGCAAATGTGCTAAGGCAAATTTACGCCTTTGGGTTTTGAGTTTTTTGTAAATGAATTGCTTATTGTAGCGTCCAATATAGAAATAAACTTGGTCTCCCACAAATCCACCCAATCCTGCTACAATAATTGCAATAGAAATCGTCATATGCCCTGTATGACACATAATTCCAGCCATAATCAATCCAAGCTCACCCTCTAAAGTGCTCCAAATAAACAAAATAATATAGCCGTATTCTTGCAGCCATTGTGTAAATAATTCTTCCATTTGCAAGTTTCTTTTAATAGATTTTATTAAGATTAAGAAGCGGATTTTAACAAAAATTTGCTTAACATTTTCTCTACATTTGCACAACACAAAAGTTTGCTCAATGCAAAAACTACTTTTGCAAATTAAGCTACTAAGATAACGAACGAGCAGTAAATAATGTGCCCTTGCTATGCTTAGAATGAAGCAAAAAATCTTTTAAAATATTCAAATCTTTGCCACTAGAGAGGAACATTTCGCGCCCATTTTCTAGCAAAAACTGCGCCGCTTTTAGTTTCGTTACGATTCCACCTGTGGCAAAGGCATTGTTGGGTGTCGCCTCTGCTTGCAATTCCGCTTGCGAAATTTCTGTTACGATTTTGCGTATTTTTGCGTTGGGATTCTCTTTGGGGTTTTCTTCGTAATATCCGTCAATATCGCTTAGAATCGCCAAAAGCGAAGCATCAAAAAAATGTGTAACATAAGCAGAGAGTTGGTCGTTATCACCAAAACCCAAAAACATCAACTCGCCTGTTGTGGTTACATCGTTTTCGTTAATAATTGGCAAAACCTTGTTTTTTAGCAACACCTCCATTGTGTTGCGCGCATTTTGAGTGCGTTTCCTAGAATCCAAATCATAACCCGAAAACAAAACTTGCGCACTCAAGATTCCATAAGGCTGCAAGGCTTTGGCATAAATTTGCATTAAAAGCGGTTGTCCAATCGCCGCTAAGGCTTGTTTGTTTGCCAAAATCTTTTTGTCCAATTCTAGCGCAGTGAAGCCCGAAGCTACCGCTCCTGAAGAGACTAAAATCACTTCATAAGTTGCACTCAACTCGCTAATTAATTGCGCTAATGCCTCTATGCGCACGAGATTCACCTTTTGATTCTCTACCAAAATCGCACTACCCACCTTAATCACAATTCTATTTTTGCGCATCAAAGTCCTTTAAACAAGAATATAAAAGGAATCGCAAGGATTCTAAATTTTCTCCACTGACACTTGAAACACCAAGCGCAAAAAAGGGCATACTCCAATCATAATCTTTGCCAAAATCTTGTTTGTCCTTTTGTGTAAAAAGACCGCTAGATTCTCTTTGTGTTAATTGGAATTGAAAGGCATTCAAGAATTTTGCGATTTCTTCTTGAACATTCTGCGATTCCGCATTTTGTTGCACATCAAGCTTAGAAAACATAATGCCAAAAGGGCGACGAGAGAGTTCTGTGCTAAAATGTTCTAACTCCGCCCTTAATGCCCCAAACTGCTCTTGCAATGTGCGATAATTTGCTAAATCTAGCACAAAAAGCAAGAATCGTGTGCGCTCAATGTGGCGCAAAAACTCTAATCCCAAGCCTTTTCCCTCACTTGCTCCCCCAATGATTCCGGGAATATCTGCAATCACAAAGGATTGATACTCTCCGACATTGACAATTCCAAGTTTTGGAATCAGCGTTGTAAATTCATAATTCGCAATTTCGGGCTTTGCGTTAGATAACACAGACACAAGTGTGGATTTTCCGACATTTGGAAAACCTACAAGTCCGACATCGGCAATCAATTTCAATTCCAAGCGGATTTGCTTTGCAATGCCTACAAGCCCCTTTTGCGCGTAAGTTGGGCGTTGATTTGTGGCACTTTTAAAATGCACATTGCCTAAGCCACCTTTGCCACCCTCCAAAAATAGAATCTTTTGGGATTCCTCTACCAAATCTAGCAAAAGCTCTCCGCTTTGACTATCAAAAACTTGCGTTCCGGGCGGGACAATAATCACTAAATCCTCACCCTTTTTGCCATATTTATTGCGTCCTTCTCCGGGCTTTCCATTTTGAGCCTTGAAAGTCTTATGTCCTCTAAAATGCGAAAGCGTATCAGTATTTCTATCCACTTGAAAATACACATTCCCGCCCTTGCCGCCATCGCCCCCGTCAGGTCCTCCATTTAGCACATATTTTTCTCTGCGAAACGAAACAGCACCCTCGCCACCTTTGCCGGAAGACACAAAGATTTCAACGCTATCAACAAACATCAAATAACCTTAAAAGTTTAGCTCTAGGATTCCACTACGAATTATGATTTGAATACCAAAATTAAAGATTAATATTAAAATCAAAACCCAAAAAACTATTTAATAAATTAGGCGGAATCCCGAGCGGAATCCCGCTAAAGAAGCTTTAAGAAGCTGGGATAATAGAGACTTTTTTGCGCTCTCTATCTTTTCTTTCAAAAGAAACAATCCCATCAATTAATGCAAAAATTGTATGGTCTTTGCCCATTCCCACATTATTTCCGGGATGCACTTTTGTGCCTCTTTGACGGATAATAATATTGCCCGCACGAACAAACTGCCCACCAAACTTTTTAACACCTAAGCGGCGTCCCGCAGAATCGCGGTTATTCTGGGTGCTACCCTGACCTTTCTTGTGTGCCATTTCAACTCCTTAACAATCTTAAGCCGCGATTTTTACCACGCGCACACGCGTAAAATCTCGTCTAAAGCCTCGTTTTGTTTTGCTATCTTTTCTGCGTCTTTTCTTAAAAGTGATGACCTTTTTACCTCTGCCCTCATTGATGACTTCTAGCTCCACTTTCGCGCCGCTTACATAAGGCGCACCAAGCTTAATGTCTCCGCCATCGCAGATTGCTAAAACTTCGCTCACTTCAACTTTTGACTTTGGCTCAAGGTTTAAACAATCTAGCAAAATAACATCGCCTTCTTGCACCTTGTATTGTTTGCCTCCATTCGCAATAATTGCATACATTATACAATTCCTTAAAATTTGAAGTTCTTTTTATTAAAGCTAATAAAAGTCGGGATTCTATCTAAAATTTCATTAAGATTACTTGAAAGAGATAAAGGGATTCTATCTTTCTATCTTTCGTTTATTTGCGGGAGGGTGCGGGGGTCAATGGATTTAATGAGTGATTGTATCTCTTCATTATACATCTCTTGCGTGTAGATTCGCTCTCGCATTTTAAATCTTGCTTCAATAATATTAAAAAGCTCGGGCTTGGTGTATTTCCACCGCTGCAAAGTGCGCGTGGTAATGCGTAGGATTCTAGCCTTATCTTGTTGTGTGTATTTCATTAAGATTCCTTAATCTACATTTAATGCTTGATTTACTGCTATTCTTTGTATTTCTAGGGCGAATTAAATAAAGCTTTCTCTTGATTTCAAATTACGATAATATTTCGTATATAAATTAATAATTTAAGAAAATATGCCGTAATATTGCGATTGTAAATTTTAAATTTCGCCCAATAAGGAGCAGTAATGAAATATTGGATATGTGTATGCAAGAAATATGATGAGGATTGGCAGGAGGAATATAATGCAGAGTGGGAATGGTGGAAAAATGGCGAGGATGGCGATAGAGTACTATGCTATCAAACTTCAGCGCATAGATTCACGGCAGAACTTGAGGTAAGCGAGAAATTTGAGGCAAATAGCAAAAATGAAGCTTGCATTTAAGCGCAAAACTAGAGTGCCTTTAGATAACATTAACACAAGATAAGCATTATCAGCGGATTTTTGATTTTAACGCCGATAAATATTCGCCTTTTACTGCGAATAAAAGCAATTTATTCTATGGGACATTTTTCACCACGACAAAAGAACAATTTGAATATATTTGCTCATTAGCACAATGCAATGAATAATTTTTTCTCTACCATTGCAAAATTTGCTTAGTAGAGATTCTAAAATGAAATCCACCGCGTCATTGCGAGCAAGTTTAAAAACTTGCGTGGCAATCCACAATCTAAACCAAAAGTAAATAAACAATGGAATCGTAAAACCATTAGCAAGATTTTAGATTATGGATTGCTTTATCGTTACACTCCTCGCAATGATAGAAATGGGCGCAAGGATGCGGTGGATTTCCTTATTTATCCCGTTAGTGCAATACACTCAATCTCTACCAAAGCACCTTTGGGCAATGCTTTCACTGCTACCGTGCTTCTAGCGGGTTTATGCTCCCCGAAAAATTCCGCATAGATTGCATTCACAAGCACAAAATCGTCCATATTGTTTAAAAAAATCGTAGTCTTTACAACATTTTGCAAACTACTTCCACCTGCTTTTAAAACCTCACTAAGATTACTAAGCACTTGCCTCGTCTGCGCCTCAATCCCCTCAACCAATGCTCCCTGCGGAGTCAATCCGATTTGTCCTGAAGTATAAATAATTCCTTGCGCCTTGATTGCTTGAGAATAAGGACCAATGGCTTGGGGCGCATTTTGTGTCGCAACCACTTCTAACATTGAAAATCTCCTTTACTTTATTGTTTAAATGTTATAAAATTATAGCTAAATTTAAATTTTAAGGAAAATCTATGAAATCAATTTTGAGATTCCTACTCGCTACTTTTTGTATTAGCACACTTGCAAATGCGGACAATTTCGTGCAAGCCACTAGCCCCGCTACTGAACCAAAAGTCATCGTTAAAGTCCCCCCACTCACACCTTTTGATGAAACCTTGCAAAGAGAAATGCAAAAATACCCTCAAGATTCTATGTTTTTTGTAGATGGCAAAACAGGCAAGATTCTTTCTGTCAATAAAACTCCAAGTGTAAAATCTAGCGGAGCAAATCCGGGCAAATTTTATCCAAGAGATGAAGTAAAACCAAAACCTAATGAAATAGCTCCCTACAAGATACAAGAAGAACGTATAGATTTATTATAAAACAAGGCAATGAATGATAGAAGTTGAATTTTTAGGACCTCTTGGCAATAAGACTTTCAAGAGCCAAGCAAAAGACTTTCACGCATTAAAACAAGAATTACAAGCGATTCCAGACTTAAAAGATTGGCTAAAAGATTGCGCCATTGCCTTAAATAACGAAATCGTTACCTCATTGGACACCCCGATTAAAAAGGGCGATAAAATCGTGTTATTGCCTCCCGTTTGTGGTGGATAAATGCAAACCCAAATTGATGGATTAGAAATTTTTGAAGGCGCATTGGACACTGCGGCAATTTATAAAGATTGGATTACTCTAAGCGCACAAGCCAATTTGGGAGCTAATGCAATTTTTACCGGAATCGTGCGCGCAGAAAATAGCTACGAGGGCTTAAGTTTTGATATTTATCTTCCACTGCTAGAACAATGGTTCTTGGGCTGGGTGAAAAAAGCCCTTGAAAGCGAAGTTTTGCTTAGAATGGCGCATTCTAAAGGCGATGTTTTAAACCACCAAAGTTCCTATATGGCTGGGATTTTTAGCCCACAAAGACGCGCAACGTTAGAGATTTTTGGAGATTTCATTGAGGATTTCAAACATCGTGCTCCTATTTGGAAATATGATTTGAAAAATGGACAAAGAATCTACGCAAAAGAGCGCAGTCATAGACTACCCCATAGCGGAATCCTAAGCTAAAAATGAAAATAGTCGCATTTACAGGAAATTCCAATAGCGGCAAAACAACCCTTATTGAGAAGTTATCCCTGCACCTAAAGACGCAAAATAAACGCGTAGGAATCATCAAACACGACCCAAAGGATAAGGCAATGTTTGATGTTGAGGGCAAGGATTCTGCACGTTTTTACCAAACGGGTGCTGATGTCGCAATTTTAGGGGCAACGCAAAGTACCTTGCGATTCCACAAAGCCTTAAGCATAAAATCCCTTGTGGGACAATTTGTAGATTATGATTATCTTTTTGTAGAGGGCTTAAAAACATTGCCCTTTCCTAGAATCTGTGTTGCTAGAGATTCCTTTGATACGCGATTCCTGCCTTATATTCAAGCCATTGCGACAGATTCTAGTATTCCTAACCTAGAATCCTACGCCCTACCCCTTTTAAATCTGAATAATACCTTAGAAATTTTAGAATGGATTGATATAAACATAAAGGAATCTTAAATGATAGAGACAACAAAACAAAAAGCAAAAATCGGTATTTTAACCCTATCCGATAGAGCAAGTGCGGGAATCTATGAGGATATATCAGGCAAAGCAATTAAGGAAACTTTGGAGCAATACTTAATCACGCCATTTGAATGTGTTTATCGTGTGATTGGGGACGATTTGGAGGAGATTAAGCATAATCTAATAGAACTAGCCGATAGGGAATTTTGTGATTTGATTATAACAACAGGTGGGACAGGACCAGCACCACGTGATGTAACACCGGAAGCCACAGAGGCAGTTTGCCAAAAAATACTTCCGGGATTCGGTGAGTTAATGCGCCAAGTAAGTTTAAAATATGTCCCAACCGCTATTCTTTCGCGTCAAAGCGCAGGTGTGCGGGGTAAAAGCCTAATCGTCAATCTGCCCGGCAAACCAAAATCTATCCGCGAATGCCTAGACGCAGTTTTTCCTGCGATTCCCTATTGTCTTGATTTAATCGGTGCAAGTTACCTTGAAACAGATGAAAAGATTATCAAAGCATTCCGCCCAAAGGCATAACATAAAAATGACTTTCTGCTGTCCTTACGAGCGAACCAATCTATAATATTGCATAAATAAAACTTTACAATGAAATCTTACAAAGTGAGATTTTAACTATGGATTGCTTTTGGCATTACCTCGTAAAGACGAGTAACAAATGTTTTTAATTTGCGAGAGATTATAGATTGCGACACTTACATTTGAATAATATAGCAAGTGTAATGCAATTCCATATTTTAAAATTTTAAGCTTTCATATTTAGTGTGAAATTTACTGAAAAATCCTCTTGCCTCCCCTCTCTTTCCTCTCGTTCTTTACGAATTTTTTCTAGCTCTTCTAACATTTTTTCTATGTAGCTTTTCTCGCTAGATTCACTCTTAGAGCGACTAACAGCCCAACCGCTTACGCTCCCATCGGCATTAATCACAAATCCACTTGTTTCAATTTCGCCACCAAATAAGTCTTTTTTAATAGGATTCTTGGCAAGCTCATTTATATCATAAATCAATGCTTCATATTTCTCACGCACTTTGGGGTCATCTGCCATTTCTTTTAAAATATTTGGGGCAATACTAAGATTATTCAAGCCTTTTTGCTCATTGGAGTTAAAATTAAGGTTTGAATATTTAACTACAAGCTCACCTAAAAGTGCATTGGAAGTAGAATCACTAGAATCCTTTTGCACTCCTTGTATATCGCCAAACTTTTGGCTTTTCACATAGTCATACGCCGCTTGTGAAACATAAATATCGCCAATTTGCACTGCCATTACTTACTCCTTAAATAGAATTGTATAGACTATATCGGCATTTGAGGACAAAAATAAAGAGAAAAAATTAAGTTTCCGCACTATTGTGCAAGTATTGTTGTGAGATAACATATTAGCATTTTGTGCTTAGGGGAGGATTTATCCCAAAAGCACCAATGCACAATCTAAGCTATACAAGTTCTACGATTGCCATAGGAGCAGCGTCGCCTACTCTCATTCTTGTTTTGATAATTCTTGTATAACCACCATTTTTGTTAGAATATTTTGGTGCAATCTCTTTGACTAATTTTTTCACAGAATCTTTATGTTGCAAATGAGAGAAAACCAAACGATGTGCCATAGAATCATCTTTTTTTGCTTTTGTAATTAGTTTTTCAAAATAGCTTTGCAATTCTTTTGCCTTTGGCAATGTAGTTTCAATCTTTTCGCTAGCAATTAAAGCAATTGAAAGATTTTTTAGTAAAGCTTTTCTATGAGAACTTGTTCTTCCTAGCTTTCTATATCCGTGTCCGTGTCTCATTTCTTATCCTTTTTTAGTTAGAAAATTTTTTCTTAAGTAGCGCAACCAAATCTTCTGGAATTTCTTTACCCACAGGATAACCTAGTTCATCTAGCTTTGTGGTGATTTCATCTAAAGATTTTTTACCTAAGTTTTTAATGTTTTTAATTTGGTCTTCATTCAAAAGCACGAGCTCTCCTAGATATTTAATGCCTGACCTGTCTAAGCAGTTAAAGCAACGCGCACTAAAATTCAAACTATCAATAGTTTGCAACAATGTTTTAATTTCTGGATGATCTTCATCTCCATTATTGATTTCTGGCACTTCAATGTTAAGTTCTGTATTGAAAATAGCCATTTGTTTGTGCATTACACTTAAAGCATTTTTGAAAGCTGTCAGCGGTTCTACCTGACCATCGGTTTGAATATCAAAAATAACTTTTTCATAATTTGGATCATCTTCTACAAGTATATTTTCAGTATTGTAGGTAACATTCGTAACGGGTGTAAAATAAGAGTCAAGCGGCATAAAACCTTCTGGCACTTGATTGCGAATCTCTTCACTTGGCACATAACCAATTCCCCTACAAATTACAATAGAAAAATTCAACACTGCATCTTCGTTAATGGTTGCCAAATGAATATTTGGAGTAACAACTTCCACTAATTCGTTAGCCAAATCTGCACCTGTAATAACCTTTGGACCTATAAATTTATAATCCACGCTGATACTTTCGTTTTCATCTTTACTCTTAAAACGAACTGTCTTAAGATTCACAATGAAATGCGATACATCTTCTACCATACCACGCACGGAATCAAATTCGTGCGCCACACCAGCAATTCGCAACGCAATAGGAGCGAAACCAACAGAACTTCCAAGCAATAATCTACGCAAAGGATGAGCCAAAGTAATAGCATACCCTGATTCAAAAGGATAGGCAATAATTTGAACTCTATTGACGCTAATTTCTTTTACTTCAATTTTTGTTGGAACATGTGGAGAAGTTTTAATATTTTTCATACTAACACCTTCCTACAAATTATTTAGAATACAACTCAACAATGAGCCTTTCTTCAATTGGAATTACTACCTCTTCTCTTTCTGGTAAGCGTGTAAAGATTCCAAATACTTTATCTTGATCCACATCTACCCAAGGAACGATTCCTGTTTGCTTTGTTAGCTCAATCGCTCTTTGAATTTGTGGATTTTTTTTGCTTTTTTCACAAATTTCTATCTTTTGTCCTACTCCTACAAGAGAGGAAGGAATGTCTATTTTCTTGCCATTTA from Helicobacter ganmani carries:
- the rpmA gene encoding 50S ribosomal protein L27, whose amino-acid sequence is MAHKKGQGSTQNNRDSAGRRLGVKKFGGQFVRAGNIIIRQRGTKVHPGNNVGMGKDHTIFALIDGIVSFERKDRERKKVSIIPAS
- a CDS encoding RidA family protein, translating into MLEVVATQNAPQAIGPYSQAIKAQGIIYTSGQIGLTPQGALVEGIEAQTRQVLSNLSEVLKAGGSSLQNVVKTTIFLNNMDDFVLVNAIYAEFFGEHKPARSTVAVKALPKGALVEIECIALTG
- a CDS encoding DNA-directed RNA polymerase subunit alpha, translating into MKNIKTSPHVPTKIEVKEISVNRVQIIAYPFESGYAITLAHPLRRLLLGSSVGFAPIALRIAGVAHEFDSVRGMVEDVSHFIVNLKTVRFKSKDENESISVDYKFIGPKVITGADLANELVEVVTPNIHLATINEDAVLNFSIVICRGIGYVPSEEIRNQVPEGFMPLDSYFTPVTNVTYNTENILVEDDPNYEKVIFDIQTDGQVEPLTAFKNALSVMHKQMAIFNTELNIEVPEINNGDEDHPEIKTLLQTIDSLNFSARCFNCLDRSGIKYLGELVLLNEDQIKNIKNLGKKSLDEITTKLDELGYPVGKEIPEDLVALLKKKFSN
- a CDS encoding DUF6033 family protein, giving the protein MAVQIGDIYVSQAAYDYVKSQKFGDIQGVQKDSSDSTSNALLGELVVKYSNLNFNSNEQKGLNNLSIAPNILKEMADDPKVREKYEALIYDINELAKNPIKKDLFGGEIETSGFVINADGSVSGWAVSRSKSESSEKSYIEKMLEELEKIRKEREEREGRQEDFSVNFTLNMKA
- a CDS encoding DedA family protein, with the protein product MEELFTQWLQEYGYIILFIWSTLEGELGLIMAGIMCHTGHMTISIAIIVAGLGGFVGDQVYFYIGRYNKQFIYKKLKTQRRKFALAHLLLQRYGWPIIFAQRYLYGMRTVIPMSIGVTRYSAKTFAFINLISALVWAAITILLAYFFGEQLLQIVHYAKEHYYIAIPFALILGGGIYYYMHKATAKAEQKMTGK
- a CDS encoding MoaD/ThiS family protein; translation: MIEVEFLGPLGNKTFKSQAKDFHALKQELQAIPDLKDWLKDCAIALNNEIVTSLDTPIKKGDKIVLLPPVCGG
- the mobB gene encoding molybdopterin-guanine dinucleotide biosynthesis protein B encodes the protein MKIVAFTGNSNSGKTTLIEKLSLHLKTQNKRVGIIKHDPKDKAMFDVEGKDSARFYQTGADVAILGATQSTLRFHKALSIKSLVGQFVDYDYLFVEGLKTLPFPRICVARDSFDTRFLPYIQAIATDSSIPNLESYALPLLNLNNTLEILEWIDINIKES
- the mog gene encoding molybdopterin adenylyltransferase — its product is MIETTKQKAKIGILTLSDRASAGIYEDISGKAIKETLEQYLITPFECVYRVIGDDLEEIKHNLIELADREFCDLIITTGGTGPAPRDVTPEATEAVCQKILPGFGELMRQVSLKYVPTAILSRQSAGVRGKSLIVNLPGKPKSIRECLDAVFPAIPYCLDLIGASYLETDEKIIKAFRPKA
- the rplQ gene encoding 50S ribosomal protein L17, which gives rise to MRHGHGYRKLGRTSSHRKALLKNLSIALIASEKIETTLPKAKELQSYFEKLITKAKKDDSMAHRLVFSHLQHKDSVKKLVKEIAPKYSNKNGGYTRIIKTRMRVGDAAPMAIVELV
- a CDS encoding molybdenum cofactor biosynthesis protein MoaE, with amino-acid sequence MQTQIDGLEIFEGALDTAAIYKDWITLSAQANLGANAIFTGIVRAENSYEGLSFDIYLPLLEQWFLGWVKKALESEVLLRMAHSKGDVLNHQSSYMAGIFSPQRRATLEIFGDFIEDFKHRAPIWKYDLKNGQRIYAKERSHRLPHSGILS
- the rplU gene encoding 50S ribosomal protein L21 codes for the protein MYAIIANGGKQYKVQEGDVILLDCLNLEPKSKVEVSEVLAICDGGDIKLGAPYVSGAKVELEVINEGRGKKVITFKKRRRKDSKTKRGFRRDFTRVRVVKIAA
- the proB gene encoding glutamate 5-kinase; this encodes MRKNRIVIKVGSAILVENQKVNLVRIEALAQLISELSATYEVILVSSGAVASGFTALELDKKILANKQALAAIGQPLLMQIYAKALQPYGILSAQVLFSGYDLDSRKRTQNARNTMEVLLKNKVLPIINENDVTTTGELMFLGFGDNDQLSAYVTHFFDASLLAILSDIDGYYEENPKENPNAKIRKIVTEISQAELQAEATPNNAFATGGIVTKLKAAQFLLENGREMFLSSGKDLNILKDFLLHSKHSKGTLFTARSLS
- the obgE gene encoding GTPase ObgE produces the protein MFVDSVEIFVSSGKGGEGAVSFRREKYVLNGGPDGGDGGKGGNVYFQVDRNTDTLSHFRGHKTFKAQNGKPGEGRNKYGKKGEDLVIIVPPGTQVFDSQSGELLLDLVEESQKILFLEGGKGGLGNVHFKSATNQRPTYAQKGLVGIAKQIRLELKLIADVGLVGFPNVGKSTLVSVLSNAKPEIANYEFTTLIPKLGIVNVGEYQSFVIADIPGIIGGASEGKGLGLEFLRHIERTRFLLFVLDLANYRTLQEQFGALRAELEHFSTELSRRPFGIMFSKLDVQQNAESQNVQEEIAKFLNAFQFQLTQRESSGLFTQKDKQDFGKDYDWSMPFFALGVSSVSGENLESLRFLLYSCLKDFDAQK